A window of Pseudomonas monteilii contains these coding sequences:
- a CDS encoding RNA polymerase subunit sigma-70: protein MAEQLSTGKCDSPLLQAFVDNRNVLVKIAARITGCRSRAEDVVQDAFFRLTNAPQITSSFKAQLSYLFQIVRNLAIDHYRKQSMEQKYSGPEEEGMNVVVQSATPETSHINFATLEHIAEALDELPKRTRYAFEMYRLHGVPQKDIAKELGVSPTLVNFMIRDALVHCRKTASRQG, encoded by the coding sequence ATGGCGGAACAACTCTCCACAGGCAAGTGCGATTCACCGTTGCTACAAGCATTCGTCGACAACCGCAACGTGCTGGTGAAGATCGCCGCACGCATCACCGGTTGCCGCTCGCGTGCCGAAGACGTGGTGCAGGATGCATTCTTCCGCCTGACCAATGCCCCGCAGATCACCTCCTCGTTCAAGGCTCAGCTGAGCTACCTGTTCCAGATCGTGCGCAACCTGGCCATCGACCACTACCGCAAGCAGTCGATGGAGCAGAAGTATTCCGGGCCTGAAGAAGAAGGCATGAACGTGGTGGTGCAAAGCGCCACGCCGGAGACCAGCCACATCAACTTCGCCACCCTCGAGCACATCGCCGAGGCACTGGACGAGTTGCCCAAGCGCACCCGGTACGCCTTCGAGATGTACCGCCTGCATGGGGTGCCGCAGAAGGACATCGCCAAGGAGCTGGGCGTATCGCCGACCCTGGTGAACTTCATGATCCGCGACGCGCTGGTGCATTGCCGCAAGACGGCCAGTCGGCAGGGGTGA
- a CDS encoding acetyltransferase — protein sequence MPFDSRPQTLSLPRWRNLHAEEAPGRLDLVLEGQPLIVVRLAGTGAQLEVQCQEHDTHRAEQALWAACYWLLARHPACQRLLWTLPQVPVEALASGLLVRDVNPDRYRCERTLFWQLPQPWLGDTVARVYPQQMQITAGKRHPRRPPKPQGEVYRRFDPRIGAWVSLRTLSLDHDLERFNRWQNNPRVLHFWEEGGSLAQHRDYLSRLEDDPHTVTLIGCFDDQPFAYFEAYWAKEDRIAPFYAVDDYDRGVHMLVGEEIHRGPHKVASWLSALTHYLFLDDPRTQHVVAEPRADNDKMIGYLQTQGFYREKTFDFPHKRAALMKVGREAFFEGFRGM from the coding sequence ATGCCGTTCGATAGCCGACCCCAGACCCTCTCCTTGCCACGCTGGCGCAATCTGCATGCCGAAGAAGCCCCAGGCCGCCTGGACCTAGTGCTGGAGGGCCAGCCCTTGATCGTCGTGCGTCTGGCAGGCACCGGCGCGCAGCTCGAGGTCCAGTGCCAGGAGCACGACACCCACCGCGCCGAGCAGGCGCTGTGGGCCGCCTGTTACTGGCTGCTGGCACGCCATCCGGCCTGCCAGCGGCTGCTCTGGACGCTGCCCCAGGTGCCGGTCGAGGCCTTGGCCAGCGGCCTGTTGGTACGTGACGTGAACCCCGACCGCTACCGCTGCGAGCGCACGCTGTTCTGGCAATTGCCCCAGCCTTGGCTGGGCGACACCGTTGCGCGCGTCTATCCGCAACAGATGCAGATCACCGCCGGCAAGCGCCACCCACGACGCCCGCCCAAGCCCCAGGGCGAGGTGTACCGCCGCTTCGATCCCCGCATCGGGGCCTGGGTGTCGCTGCGCACGCTGTCGCTCGACCATGACCTGGAGCGTTTCAACCGCTGGCAGAACAACCCCCGGGTGCTGCACTTCTGGGAAGAGGGCGGCAGCCTGGCGCAGCACCGCGATTACCTGTCGCGACTGGAAGACGATCCCCACACCGTGACCCTGATCGGTTGCTTCGACGATCAGCCCTTCGCCTATTTCGAGGCCTACTGGGCCAAGGAAGACCGCATCGCGCCGTTCTACGCGGTCGACGACTACGACCGGGGCGTGCACATGCTGGTGGGCGAAGAGATCCACCGCGGGCCGCACAAGGTGGCCAGCTGGCTGTCGGCCCTGACGCACTATCTGTTCCTCGACGATCCACGCACGCAACACGTGGTGGCCGAGCCGCGCGCCGACAATGACAAGATGATCGGTTATCTGCAGACGCAAGGGTTCTACCGCGAAAAGACTTTCGATTTCCCGCACAAGCGGGCGGCGCTGATGAAGGTGGGACGCGAGGCGTTCTTCGAGGGGTTCAGAGGGATGTGA
- a CDS encoding amino acid ABC transporter substrate-binding protein: MLSLTCLTVFAGLVHSTSLMAAEAIEVRIGATHFPPYTIRPEQNVKVGLLAQLAQALNQAQPVYHFVLVPTSVPRRFADLEQGRTDMAIFENPAWGWQKVAHSAVDLGLEDAEIFVAARKAGRDQRFFDDLRGKHLALFHGYHYAFASFNADTRFLQQTYGATLTYSHDSNLYMLERGRADIALVTRSYFNDFLLRHPDQAERLMASERVDQTYRHYALLRPEAPISAQAFAQLMERLRASGELERIFAPYQVRVATRL, encoded by the coding sequence CTGCTGTCCTTGACCTGCCTGACGGTATTCGCCGGGCTGGTGCATTCCACATCGCTGATGGCCGCCGAGGCCATCGAAGTCAGGATCGGAGCGACACATTTTCCGCCGTACACGATACGACCCGAACAAAACGTAAAGGTTGGCTTGCTGGCGCAATTGGCCCAGGCACTGAACCAGGCGCAGCCGGTGTATCACTTCGTCCTGGTGCCGACTTCGGTGCCCCGGCGCTTCGCCGACCTGGAGCAGGGACGTACTGACATGGCCATCTTCGAAAACCCCGCCTGGGGCTGGCAGAAGGTGGCGCACAGCGCCGTGGACCTGGGCCTGGAGGACGCCGAGATCTTCGTCGCCGCGCGCAAGGCCGGGCGCGATCAACGCTTCTTCGACGACCTGCGCGGCAAGCACCTGGCGCTGTTCCACGGTTATCACTATGCCTTCGCCAGCTTCAACGCCGACACGCGCTTTCTGCAGCAGACCTACGGCGCCACCCTGACCTACTCCCATGACAGCAACCTGTACATGCTCGAACGTGGGCGCGCCGACATCGCCCTGGTGACCCGCTCGTATTTCAACGATTTCCTGCTGCGCCACCCCGATCAGGCCGAGCGCCTGATGGCGTCCGAGCGCGTCGACCAGACCTACCGTCATTACGCCCTGCTGCGTCCCGAGGCCCCGATCAGCGCGCAGGCCTTCGCACAACTGATGGAGCGCCTGCGCGCCAGCGGCGAGCTGGAACGGATCTTCGCGCCGTACCAGGTGCGTGTGGCGACGCGGCTGTAG
- a CDS encoding exonuclease, with product MGHWLVIDLEATTDEGGWPITDMEIIEIGASLVNREGREVDHFQRFVRPRRRPQLTTFCRHLTHIGQASIDTAESFVQVWLQFERWLVHHQPRLEGWVSWGDYDRRQLLLEWQVHGVQSLLAALPHVNLKQRFAKARQLQRPTGLNGALHLAGLQFTGQQHRALEDARNTARLLPLSLPLARA from the coding sequence ATGGGCCATTGGCTGGTGATCGACCTGGAAGCCACCACCGACGAGGGTGGTTGGCCGATCACGGACATGGAAATCATCGAAATCGGCGCCAGCCTGGTGAACCGGGAAGGTCGTGAAGTCGACCATTTCCAGCGGTTCGTACGACCGCGGCGGCGTCCGCAGTTGACCACCTTCTGCCGTCACCTGACCCACATCGGCCAGGCCAGCATCGACACGGCAGAATCGTTCGTGCAGGTGTGGCTGCAGTTCGAGCGCTGGCTGGTGCACCATCAGCCGCGTCTCGAGGGCTGGGTCAGCTGGGGCGACTACGACCGTCGGCAACTGCTGCTGGAGTGGCAGGTGCATGGCGTGCAGAGCCTGCTGGCGGCCTTGCCACACGTCAACCTCAAGCAGCGCTTCGCCAAAGCCCGGCAATTGCAGCGGCCCACGGGCCTCAATGGCGCGTTGCACCTGGCGGGCCTGCAATTCACCGGGCAGCAGCATCGGGCCCTGGAAGACGCCCGCAACACGGCGCGCCTGTTGCCCCTGAGCCTGCCCTTGGCGCGGGCCTGA
- a CDS encoding alpha/beta hydrolase: protein MEIQVSERQVTDDDRVAWKALAQVPGLHCDPPQRVAPGIGCLILAHGAGAPMDSPFMETMARRLAALGVGVVRFEFPYMAQRRLDGKRRPPNPQKVLLERWREVLAQVRAHLAGPVAIGGKSMGGRMASLLADESGAEALVCLGYPFHAAGKPEKPRVEHLATLRTPTVIVQGTRDALGNHETVAGYALSCAIQVSWLATGDHDLKPLKASGFTHEQHVQSAAEQVGAFLRGQA from the coding sequence ATGGAGATCCAGGTGAGTGAGCGACAGGTGACGGACGATGATCGGGTGGCGTGGAAGGCATTGGCGCAGGTACCAGGGCTGCACTGCGATCCGCCCCAGCGAGTAGCCCCGGGCATCGGTTGCCTGATCCTTGCCCACGGCGCCGGTGCACCCATGGACAGCCCGTTCATGGAGACGATGGCACGGCGTCTGGCCGCGCTGGGCGTGGGGGTGGTGAGGTTCGAGTTTCCCTACATGGCGCAACGGCGGCTGGACGGCAAACGACGGCCGCCGAATCCGCAGAAGGTCCTGCTCGAACGCTGGCGCGAGGTGCTGGCGCAGGTGCGCGCCCACTTGGCCGGGCCTGTGGCGATAGGGGGTAAGTCCATGGGCGGGCGCATGGCCAGTCTGCTGGCCGACGAATCGGGTGCCGAGGCGCTGGTGTGCCTGGGGTATCCGTTCCATGCAGCAGGCAAGCCGGAGAAGCCTCGGGTCGAACACCTGGCGACGCTACGGACGCCGACCGTGATCGTACAAGGCACACGCGACGCCTTGGGCAACCATGAAACGGTCGCGGGGTACGCCTTGTCCTGCGCGATACAGGTGAGCTGGTTGGCGACGGGGGATCATGATCTCAAGCCGTTGAAGGCGTCCGGGTTTACCCATGAGCAGCACGTGCAGTCGGCGGCGGAGCAGGTGGGGGCTTTCTTGCGCGGTCAGGCGTGA